Proteins encoded by one window of Lathyrus oleraceus cultivar Zhongwan6 chromosome 1, CAAS_Psat_ZW6_1.0, whole genome shotgun sequence:
- the LOC127117917 gene encoding probable glutamate carboxypeptidase LAMP1, with protein sequence MIKTTITLLAISTSYLLLLTTPTKNSTYYHSLFLSNSLSDNVSISNNLEILTHRPHIAGSEANNEAAAYVVSVLTSCNILSHVTSYDVALTYPLSRSLVLKKSSSESSSVSFSLSQQVYEGDPYVDVADEVVPTFHGYAKSGTAVGSVVYANYGRVEDYLKLKEIGINVSNTVVLAKYGKIYRGDIVKNAYDEGAIGVVIYSDKKDYGGGGGGTKWFPDEKWLPPSGVQVGSVYGGTGDPTTPGWASSGECERISKDEVEKSGDVPLIPSLPVSGEDGEKIIMSIGGPVAEDDWQGSKDAPTYRVGPGPGILNLSYTGQDVIARIQNVIGVIEGTEEPDRFVILGNHRDAWTFGAVDPNSGTATLLEVAQRLGKLQKRGWKPRRTIILCNWDAEEYGLIGSTEWVEENREILTSRAVAYLNVDSAVAGPSFHVSATPQLDELIKKAIQKVKDPNNSSQSIYDSLTTSGSYPQFGRLGGGGSDYKAFLQHVGIPATDMSFREDAAGYPVYHSLYDDFIWMKKFGDPMFQRHVAAASVWGLVALWLADEEFLPFDYLSYAKELKLNMEELENEISNNDINLSPMYKSIMELEKAASKINTQIKELEASENWRTWKMEHLKVRELNDRLMMTERAFTDRDGLSGMQWHKHLIYGPSKHNGYGSQSFPGIGDAVQMAKKLRTVESWRQVQHEVWRVARVIRHASLVLSGQLT encoded by the exons ATGATCAAAACAACTATCACCTTATTAGCCATAAGCACTTCCTACTTGTTACTTCTAACTACTCCAACCAAGAATTCTACCTATTATCATTCTCTCTTTCTATCAAATTCTTTATCTGATAATGTTTCCATATCCAACAACCTTGAAATTCTCACACATAGGCCTCATATAGCAGGTTCTGAAGCCAACAATGAAGCTGCAGCTTATGTTGTCTCAGTACTCACCTCATGTAACATACTTTCCCATGTAACATCCTATGATGTTGCTCTTACATATCCTCTTTCTCGTTCTTTGGTCTTGAAAAAATCGTCGTCTGAATCTTCTTCGGTAAGCTTTAGCCTTAGTCAACAAGTTTATGAAGGTGATCCTTATGTTGATGTGGCCGATGAAGTTGTCCCGACATTCCACGGATATGCCAAGTCAG GTACGGCCGTTGGTTCTGTCGTTTACGCGAACTATGGAAGGGTGGAGGACTATTTGAAACTCAAAGAAATAGGAATCAATGTTTCAAACACGGTTGTTTTGGCGAAGTATGGAAAGATCTATAGAGGAGACATTGTGAAGAATGCATATGATGAAGGTGCTATAGGTGTTGTGATATATTCTGATAAAAAGGATTATGGCGGCGGTGGTGGTGGAACAAAGTGGTTTCCTGATGAAAAATGGTTGCCACCGAGCGGTGTTCAGGTTGGGAGTGTTTATGGTGGGACTGGAGATCCTACAACACCTGGTTGGGCTAGTAGTGGCGAGTGCGAGAGAATATCAAAGGATGAAGTTGAGAAAAGTGGTGATGTTCCTTTGATACCTTCATTGCCGGTGTCTGGTGAAGACGGCGAAAAGATAATTATGTCAATTGGTGGTCCTGTTGCTGAAGATGATTGGCAGGGAAGTAAAGATGCACCTACTTATAGGGTTGGACCGGGACCAGGGATTCTCAATCTCAGTTACACG GGGCAGGATGTTATAGCAAGAATTCAAAATGTGATTGGTGTCATTGAAGGAACAGAAGAGCCTGACAG ATTTGTGATCTTAGGTAACCATAGAGATGCATGGACTTTTGGAGCAGTTGATCCTAATAGTGGCACTGCAACACTACTTGAG GTAGCACAAAGATTAGGGAAGCTTCAGAAAAGAGGGTGGAAGCCTAGAAGAACAATCATATTATGCAATTGGGATGCTGAGGAATATGGTCTA ATTGGATCAACAGAATGGGTAGAAGAGAACAGAGAAATTCTTACTTCAAGAGCAGTTGCTTACTTGAATGTTGACTCTGCAGTAGCTGGACCAAGCTTCCATGTCAGTGCTACACCACAGCTTGATGAATTGATCAAAAAAGCTATTCAAAAA GTTAAAGACCCAAATAACTCATCCCAGAGCATCTATGATTCTTTGACTACCTCTGGTAGCTATCCTCAG TTTGGAAGGTTAGGAGGTGGAGGATCAGATTATAAAGCTTTTCTGCAGCATGTGGGAATTCCAGCAACTGATATGTCCTTTAGAGAAG ATGCTGCAGGATACCCAGTTTATCACTCACTATATGATGATTTCATCTGGATGAAAAAATTTGGTGATCCAATGTTTCAAAGACATGTTGCAG CTGCAAGTGTTTGGGGTCTAGTAGCACTTTGGCTAGCAGATGAGGAATTCTTACCTTTTGATTATTTATCATATGCTAAGGAGCTTAAG CTTAACATGGAGGAACTGGAGAATGAGATTTCAAATAATGATATAAATTTGTCTCCTATGTATAAGTCCATCATGGAGCTTGAAAAAGCAGCAAGTAAGATAAATACCCAAATAAAG GAACTTGAAGCAAGTGAAAATTGGAGAACGTGGAAGATGGAGCATTTGAAAGTGAGAGAACTAAATGACAGACTAATGATGACCGAGCGTGCATTCACTGACAGAGATGGTCTCTCTGGAATGCAATGGCATAAACATTTG ATTTATGGACCATCTAAACATAATGGCTATGGCTCTCAATCATTCCCTGGAATTGGTGATGCTGTACAAATGGCCAAAAAACTACGTACTGTAGAATCATGGCGTCAAGTACAACACGAGGTTTGGAGAGTTGCAAGAGTCATCAGACATGCTTCGTTGGTTCTTTCGGGTCAATTAACATGA
- the LOC127117894 gene encoding probable N-acetylglucosaminyl-phosphatidylinositol de-N-acetylase, whose translation MALILVIACIIFVWITSLFKIFLLARIRSTKHFTLNGKAFRKRNVLLVIAHPDDESMFFAPTINFLTSRGHNVQILCLSNGDADGKGNIRKQELYQACVSLKVPMQQVKIINHPDLQDGFGKVWNHSLLAKIIEEEITSHCIDMIITFDKYGVSGHCNHRDVHYGVCKLLYDTSRGDIEVWELVSTNILRKYSGPNDIWLSMFWAMLPSNGTVQCLVNEHSRRSFIAMAQHKSQWVWFRKLFVILSSYTYMNTLRKIK comes from the exons ATGGCATTGATTCTCGTAATCGCTTGTATCATTTTTGTTTGGATAACTTCTCTATTCAAAATTTTCCTTCTCGCTCGCATCCGTTCCACCAAACATTTTACGCTGAATG GTAAAGCTTTTCGGAAGAGAAATGTCTTACTGGTTATTGCTCACCCTGATGATGAGTCCAT GTTCTTTGCTCCAACTATAAATTTTCTGACTTCAAGAGGGCATAATGTTCAAATACTCTGCTTATCTAATG GTGATGCCGATGGCAAAGGGAATATCAGAAAACAAGAACTTTATCAGGCTTGTGTATCCCTCAAG GTTCCAATGCAACAAGTGAAGATTATCAACCATCCAGATCTGCAG GATGGTTTTGGTAAAGTTTGGAACCATAGCTTACTGGCAAAGATTATTGAGGAAGAAATAACCAGTCACTGCATTGATATG ATTATTACTTTTGACAAATATGGTGTCTCCGGACATTGTAATCATCGTGACGTGCATTATGGAGTATG CAAGTTACTATATGATACTTCAAGAGGAGATATCGAAGTTTGGGAGCTT GTCAGCACCAACATATTGCGCAAATATAGCGGTCCGAATGATATATGGTTATCTATGTTTTGGGCCATGCTGCCCTCAAATGGAACAGTGCAATGCTTGGTAAATGAACATTCCCGAAGAAGTTTTATTGCTATGGCGCAACACAAAAGCCAATGGGTTTG GTTTCGCAAGCTTTTTGTAATCTTGTCCAGTTATACTTATATGAACACTCTTAGAAAGATCAAGTGA
- the LOC127117927 gene encoding serine/threonine-protein kinase VPS15: MGNKIARTTQVSASEYYLHELPSTYNLVLKEVLGRGRFFKSIQCKHDEGLVLVKVYFKRGDSIDLSDYERRLSQIKDIFSSIDHPHVWPFQFWQETDKAAYLLRQYFFHNLHDRLSTRPFLSLVEKKWLAFQLLLAVKQSHEKGVCHGDIKCENVLITSSNWLYLADFASFKPTYIPYDDPSDFSFFFDTGGRRLCYLAPERFYENGGEMQMAHDTPLKPSMDLFAVGCVIAELFLEGQPLFELSQLLAYRRGQYDPSQHLEKIPDIGIRKMIQHMIQLEPESRFSAEIYLKEYAGIVFPTYFSPFLHDFYRCWSPLHSDMRVLLCQSAFQEILKQMMNKQSSDDAGVTSEELLEEMVAKESVSFMKDTQRKREDIGKGLVHDQYELLGDINGLLRDAKNNNKNPSGPQQVIGNAPNSTFPENLKSLQSPGELLQTISNTFRGNDHPFLKSITMKDLNSLMSEYDSQSDTFGTPFLPLPNDTMRCEGMVLITSLLCSCIRNVKLPHLRRAAVLLLKASALYIDDEDRLQRVIPYVIVMLSDSAAIVRCAALETLCDILPIVRDFPPSDAKIFPEYILPMLSMLPDDPEESVRICYASNIAKLALTAYGFLMHSMSLSEAGVLDELSLPQKPLASPTQTSGRMKMINSDVQLLQLRKSIAEVVQELVMGPKQTPNIRRALLQDIGKLCYFFGVRQSNDTLLPILPAFLNDRDEQLRTVFYEKIVYVCFFVGQRSVEEYLLPYIEQALSDMTEAVIVRALECLTILCKNGFFRKRILLQMIERAFALLCYPSEWVRRSVVSFISASSESLGAVDSYVFLAPVIRPFLRRQPVSLASEKALLSCLKPPVSRQVFYEVLESSRSSDMLERQRKIWYSSSQSKIWEMDLLKKGMDELDSLKSWAEKQQGSGVQQTIGTALQQPGLTDCDKAESKLRDMGAFMHTDSNMGGHRDPQCLEKLQFSGFMSPTFSGVSSLTYDKPSEGIPLYSFSMDRRGMGIPPAASDSPLQMNSLGVSSSAMPWVNPLSKSFNLANSVPAPKLFSGSFSISNGSKQFHRVVHEPDPKESETAFVNSTFQDLGLSSNNKGTPISAEEATAQADLSGFQSFARTSIPDSGWRPRGVLVAHLQEHHSAVSDIAVSYDHSFFVSASDDSTVKIWDSKRLEKDISFRSKLTYHLEGSRALCVAMLPGSAQVIAGASDGFIHMFSVDHISRGLGNVVEKYSGIADITKKDTKEGAILGLLNCPTDNNSIMYSTQNCGIHLWDTRSNSNSWTLKATPEEGYALALASGSCSNWFVSGSSRGVVTLWDLRFLVPVNSWKYSPACPIEKICLFLPPSNASLSSTTRPLVYVAAGCNEVSLWNAENASCHQVLRMANYDSDAEMSDMPWALAKPSNKPTSQSDPRRNVNRKYRVDELNEPPPRLPGIRTLLPLPGGDLLTGGTDLKIRRWDHYSPDRSYCICGPSLKGVGNDDFYETKSSFGVQVVQETKRRPLAAKLTPKAILAAAATDSAGCHRDSIVSVASVKLNQRLLLSSGRDGAIKVWK; encoded by the exons ATGGGTAACAAAATCGCGCGTACGACGCAAGTTTCCGCGTCGGAGTATTACCTTCACGAGTTACCGTCAACGTACAATTTGGTACTCAAGGAAGTTCTAGGACGAGGTCGTTTCTTCAAATCGATTCAGTGTAAACACGACGAAGGTTTGGTTCTCGTTAAGGTTTATTTCAAACGCGGCGATTCCATTGATCTTTCCGATTATGAGCGCCGTCTCTCTCAGATTAAGGATATTTTCAGTAGTATTGATCATCCTCATGTTTGGCCTTTTCAG TTTTGGCAAGAAACAGATAAAGCAGCTTATCTTTTGAGGCAGTATTTCTTCCATAATTTGCATGATCGATTAAGCACTCGACCTTTTCTTAGTTTGGTTGAGAAGAAATGGTTGGCTTTTCAG TTGCTTTTAGCTGTAAAACAGAGCCACGAGAAGGGAGTGTGTCATG GTGATATCAAGTGTGAAAATGTGCTAATTACATCCTCAAATTGGCTTTACCTTGCTGATTTTGCATCTTTCAAACCCACTTACATTCCGTATGATGACCCATCTGATTTCTCTTTTTTCTTTGACACGGGTGGAAGAAGACTCTGTTATCTGGCGCCTGAG AGATTTTATGAAAATGGAGGGGAGATGCAGATGGCACACGATACCCCCTTAAAGCCATCAATGGATTTATTTGCTGTCGG GTGTGTAATTGCTGAACTTTTCCTTGAGGGCCAACCACTATTTGAACTGTCTCAACTTCTTGCATATCGCAGAGGGCAATACGATCCAAGTCAACATCTTGAAAAA ATACCAGATATTGGAATCCGTAAGATGATTCAGCACATGATTCAGTTAGAGCCAGAGTCTCGATTTTCTGCTGAAATATATCTAAAGGAATATGCTGGAATTGTATTCCCTACCTATTTTTCACCATTTCTACATGATTTTTACCGTTGCTGGAGTCCTCTCCATTCTGATATGAGG GTTTTACTATGCCAGAGTGCTTTCCAGGAGATACTTAAACAAATGATGAACAAGCAGTCATCTGATGATGCAGGTGTAACTTCTGAAGAGCTTTTGGAAGAGATGGTTGCCAAAGAAAGCGTGAGTTTCATGAAGGACACACAAAGGAAAAGAGAAGACATAGGCAAAGGCTTAGTTCATGATCAGTATGAACTTCTTGGTGATATTAATGGCCTACTGAGGGATGctaaaaataataataagaatCCATCCGGTCCTCAGCAAGTAATAGGAAATGCACCAAATTCTACCTTTCCTGAAAATCTAAAAAGTTTGCAGTCTCCCGGTGAGCTGCTTCAAACTATCTCCAATACATTTCGAGGAAATGATCATCCCTTTTTGAAAAGTATTACTATGAAAGACTTAAATTCATTGATGTCTGAGTATGACAGTCAGTCAGATACATTTGGAACGCCTTTTCTACCATTACCAAATGATACTATGAGATGTGAAGGCATGGTTTTGATAACTTCTTTGCTGTGCTCCTGCATACGCAATGTCAAGTTGCCTCACCTGAGGAGGGCAGCTGTACTCTTGTTGAAGGCATCTGCCCTATATATTGACGATGAAGATCGTTTGCAGCGTGTTATCCCATATGTGATTGTAATGCTTTCTGATTCAGCAGCAATTGTGCGCTGCGCTGCTTTGGAGACTTTGTGTGACATTCTTCCCATAGTGCGGGATTTTCCTCCCAGTGATGCAAAGATATTTCCTGAGTATATTCTTCCTATGCTTTCTATGCTTCCTGATGACCCTGAGGAAAGTGTGAGGATATGCTATGCCAGCAATATAGCTAAGCTGGCACTCACTGCTTATGGATTCTTGATGCACTCAATGAGCTTGAGTGAGGCTGGTGTCCTTGATGAACTGAGTTTGCCACAGAAGCCATTGGCATCACCCACTCAGACATCTGGGAGAATGAAGATGATAAATAGTGATGTCCAGCTTCTGCAGCTGAGGAAATCAATTGCAGAGGTTGTTCAAGAACTTGTTATGGGTCCAAAGCAAACACCGAATATTAGGAGAGCACTTCTCCAGGACATCGGTAAACTTTGCTACTTCTTTGGTGTGAGACAAAGTAATGACACACTCTTACCTATCCTTCCTGCCTTCTTAAATGACCGAGATGAGCAATTAAGAACAGTATTCTATGAAAAGATTGTTTATGTCTGCTTTTTTGTGGGACAAAGAAGTGTAGAGGAATATCTATTACCTTACATTGAGCAAGCTTTAAGTGACATGACAGAAGCTGTCATTGTTAGAGCCTTAGAATGTTTAACTATTCTATGCAAAAATGGGTTCTTCCGGAAGAGGATATTGCTTCAAATGATCGAGCGTGCCTTTGCTTTATTGTGCTATCCTAGTGAATGGGTACGAAGATCGGTTGTCTCTTTCATTTCTGCTAGCAGTGAGAGCCTGGGTGCAGTGGATTCTTATGTTTTCCTGGCTCCTGTTATACGTCCTTTCCTTCGTAGACAACCCGTGTCTCTTGCTTCAGAGAAAGCTCTTTTGTCATGTTTAAAACCTCCTGTCTCAAGACAGGTTTTCTATGAAGTCTTGGAGAGCTCCAGGAGTTCGGACATGTTAGAAAGACAGAGAAAGATATGGTATAGTTCATCACAGTCTAAAATATGGGAAATGGATTTACTAAAAAAAGGAATGGATGAGTTGGACTCGTTAAAGAGCTGGGCTGAGAAGCAACAAGGTTCTGGGGTTCAACAAACTATTGGAACTGCCCTCCAACAGCCAGGGCTAACTGATTGTGACAAAGCTGAGTCTAAATTAAGAGATATGGGGGCGTTTATGCATACTGATAGCAATATGGGGGGACATCGTGATCCCCAATGCTTGGAGAAATTACAGTTTTCAGGATTTATGTCACCAACCTTTAGTGGTGTAAGCAGTTTGACATATGACAAGCCATCAGAAGGCATACCTTTATACTCCTTCAGTATGGACAGGAGAGGAATGGGAATACCTCCTGCAGCATCTGATTCTCCATTACAAATGAATTCTCTGGGTGTTAGTTCATCTGCAATGCCTTGGGTTAATCCACTTAGTAAGTCCTTTAATTTGGCCAATTCAGTTCCAGCACCAAAGCTTTTTTCAGGTTCTTTTAGCATCAGCAATGGTTCTAAACAGTTCCACCGAGTGGTACATGAACCAGATCCCAAGGAAAGTGAAACAGCCTTTGTCAATAGCACATTTCAAGATTTGGGACTATCTTCTAATAATAAAGGTACACCAATTTCAGCTGAAGAAGCTACTGCCCAAGCTGATTTATCAGGATTTCAATCTTTTGCTCGGACATCCATCCCTGATTCTGGCTGGAGGCCGCGTGGGGTGTTGGTTGCGCACCTCCAGGAGCACCATTCAGCAGTCAGTGACATAGCAGTTTCTTATGATCACAGCTTTTTTGTGAGTGCATCAGATGACTCTACAGTCAAGATTTGGGATTCCAAAAGGTTAGAAAAAGACATTTCATTCAGGTCAAAGCTAACTTATCACCTAGAGGGAAGCCGTGCGTTATGTGTAGCAATGCTTCCAGGATCAGCGCAAGTGATAGCTGGAGCATCTGATGGATTTATTCATATGTTTTCTGTTGATCATATATCTAGAGGTCTAGGAAATGTTGTTGAGAAGTACTCTGGTATTGCTGATATCACAAAGAAGGATACGAAAGAAGGTGCCATACTTGGCCTTTTAAATTGTCCCACAGATAATAATAGCATTATGTATAGCACCCAGAACTGTGGCATTCATCTATGGGATACAAGATCAAATTCCAATTCTTGGACGCTAAAGGCTACTCCCGAGGAGGGCTATGCCTTGGCCCTAGCATCAGGATCTTGTTCCAACTGGTTTGTATCAGGGTCGTCCAGGGGTGTAGTTACACTTTGGGATCTGAGATTTCTTGTACCTGTAAACTCTTGGAAGTATTCTCCTGCTTGTCCTATAGAAAAGATTTGCTTATTCCTTCCTCCATCAAATGCTTCTCTATCTTCAACCACTAGGCCCCTTGTTTATGTGGCTGCCGGATGTAATGAAGTTTCTCTTTGGAATGCAGAAAATGCTAGCTGCCACCAG GTATTGAGGATGGCCAATTATGACAGTGATGCAGAAATGTCCGATATGCCTTGGGCCTTGGCCAAACCATCTAATAAGCCAACTTCTCAGTCAGATCCAAGACGAAATGTTAATCGCAAATATAGAGTTGATGAGCTAAATGAACCTCCTCCCCGTCTTCCTGGTATTCGCACACTACTTCCCTTACCAGGGGGTGATTTATTGACTGGTGGCACTGATTTAAAGATACGTCGATGGGATCATTACAG TCCTGACAGAAGCTACTGCATTTGTGGACCAAGCCTAAAAGGAGTTGGAAATGATGACTTTTACGAAACAAAATCTAGTTTTGGAGTGCAAGTTGTACAG GAGACAAAGAGACGTCCTCTTGCAGCCAAGCTGACACCAAAGGCAATTCTTGCAGCTGCTGCTACTGATTCTGCCGGTTGTCATCGTGATTCTATAGTTTCTGTGGCTTCAGTTAAGTTAAACCAGAGACTTCTACTTTCAAGTGGTAGAGATGGGGCCATCAAGGTTTGGAAGTAA
- the LOC127117879 gene encoding probable pectinesterase 53 isoform X2, with the protein MSKKHSIFSTLTFLLVFVQNLSTIECHTKGIRPIHSTGNGLTTNNTTRTELSEQQFMKWVSYVGDLKHTVFKTAKNKLFASYTLHVSKNPSIGDFTTIQDAIDSLPPINLVRVVIKVHAGVYMEKVNIPPLKSFISIEGDGADTTIVQWGDTAQTPGPRGTPMGTYGSATFAVNSPYFIAKNITFQNTFPVPAPGAIGKQAVAFRISADTASFLGCKFLGAQDTLYDHLGRHYYKDCYIEGSVDFIFGNALSLFEGCHVHAIARNTGALTAQGRSSILQDTGFSFVNCKVTGSGALYLGRAWGPFSRVVFAYTNMDNIIIPKGWYNWGDPNREMTRSKFCRKSIMVKRTH; encoded by the exons ATGTCAAAAAAGCATTCCATTTTCAGCACATTAACATTTCTTCTTGTTTTTGTGCAAAATCTAAGCACAATAGAATGTCATACAAAGGGAATTCGACCAATACATTCAACAGGAAACGGTTTAACAACCAACAATACAACAAGAACAGAGTTATCAGAACAACAGTTCATGAAATGGGTGAGTTATGTTGGTGATCTCAAACACACAGTTTTCAAGACTGCAAAAAACAAGCTCTTTGCTTCATACACTTTGCACGTTTCTAAGAATCCTTCTATTGGAGATTTCACTACAATTCAAGATGCCATTGATTCTCTTCCTCCTATCAATCTTGTTCGAGTTGTCATCAAAGTTCATGCAGGAGTTTACAT GGAGAAAGTTAACATTCCTCCATTGAAATCTTTCATAAGCATAGAAGGAGATGGAGCAGATACAACAATTGTTCAATGGGGTGACACTGCTCAAACACCAGGTCCAAGAGGGACTCCAATGGGAACATATGGTTCAGCAACTTTTGCAGTTAATTCACCTTATTTCATTGCTAAGAACATCACATTCCAA AACACATTTCCTGTTCCTGCACCTGGAGCAATTGGAAAACAAGCAGTAGCATTTAGAATTTCAGCAGACACAGCATCATTCTTAGGATGCAAATTTTTAGGAGCACAAGATACACTTTATGATCATCTTGGTAGACATTACTATAAAGATTGTTACATTGAAGGCTCTGTTGATTTCATCTTCGGCAATGCTCTCTCCCTCTTCGAG GGATGTCACGTGCACGCGATAGCGAGAAATACAGGAGCACTAACGGCACAAGGAAGGAGTAGTATATTACAAGACACAGGATTCTCATTTGTGAACTGTAAGGTCACGGGTTCAGGGGCACTGTACCTTGGAAGAGCTTGGGGTCCTTTTTCACGAGTTGTGTTTGCTTATACAAATATGGACAATATCATCATTCCTAAAGGATGGTATAATTGGGGTGATCCTAACCGTGAAAT GACCAGGAGCAAGTTTTGCAGGAAGAGTATCATGGTCAAGAGAACTCACTGA
- the LOC127117879 gene encoding probable pectinesterase 53 isoform X1, protein MSKKHSIFSTLTFLLVFVQNLSTIECHTKGIRPIHSTGNGLTTNNTTRTELSEQQFMKWVSYVGDLKHTVFKTAKNKLFASYTLHVSKNPSIGDFTTIQDAIDSLPPINLVRVVIKVHAGVYMEKVNIPPLKSFISIEGDGADTTIVQWGDTAQTPGPRGTPMGTYGSATFAVNSPYFIAKNITFQNTFPVPAPGAIGKQAVAFRISADTASFLGCKFLGAQDTLYDHLGRHYYKDCYIEGSVDFIFGNALSLFEGCHVHAIARNTGALTAQGRSSILQDTGFSFVNCKVTGSGALYLGRAWGPFSRVVFAYTNMDNIIIPKGWYNWGDPNREMTVFYGQYKCTGPGASFAGRVSWSRELTDEEAKPFLSLAFIDGTEWINF, encoded by the exons ATGTCAAAAAAGCATTCCATTTTCAGCACATTAACATTTCTTCTTGTTTTTGTGCAAAATCTAAGCACAATAGAATGTCATACAAAGGGAATTCGACCAATACATTCAACAGGAAACGGTTTAACAACCAACAATACAACAAGAACAGAGTTATCAGAACAACAGTTCATGAAATGGGTGAGTTATGTTGGTGATCTCAAACACACAGTTTTCAAGACTGCAAAAAACAAGCTCTTTGCTTCATACACTTTGCACGTTTCTAAGAATCCTTCTATTGGAGATTTCACTACAATTCAAGATGCCATTGATTCTCTTCCTCCTATCAATCTTGTTCGAGTTGTCATCAAAGTTCATGCAGGAGTTTACAT GGAGAAAGTTAACATTCCTCCATTGAAATCTTTCATAAGCATAGAAGGAGATGGAGCAGATACAACAATTGTTCAATGGGGTGACACTGCTCAAACACCAGGTCCAAGAGGGACTCCAATGGGAACATATGGTTCAGCAACTTTTGCAGTTAATTCACCTTATTTCATTGCTAAGAACATCACATTCCAA AACACATTTCCTGTTCCTGCACCTGGAGCAATTGGAAAACAAGCAGTAGCATTTAGAATTTCAGCAGACACAGCATCATTCTTAGGATGCAAATTTTTAGGAGCACAAGATACACTTTATGATCATCTTGGTAGACATTACTATAAAGATTGTTACATTGAAGGCTCTGTTGATTTCATCTTCGGCAATGCTCTCTCCCTCTTCGAG GGATGTCACGTGCACGCGATAGCGAGAAATACAGGAGCACTAACGGCACAAGGAAGGAGTAGTATATTACAAGACACAGGATTCTCATTTGTGAACTGTAAGGTCACGGGTTCAGGGGCACTGTACCTTGGAAGAGCTTGGGGTCCTTTTTCACGAGTTGTGTTTGCTTATACAAATATGGACAATATCATCATTCCTAAAGGATGGTATAATTGGGGTGATCCTAACCGTGAAAT GACTGTGTTCTATGGACAATACAAATGCACAGGACCAGGAGCAAGTTTTGCAGGAAGAGTATCATGGTCAAGAGAACTCACTGATGAAGAAGCTAAACCTTTTCTTTCACTTGCCTTTATTGATGGGACTGAATGGATCAATTTTTAG